Proteins from one Chloroflexota bacterium genomic window:
- a CDS encoding DUF4870 domain-containing protein, with product MMEQTHQPSSAEPIAPAISSDERAWAAIAHASALITVLFGVLTGGALCLVGPIVPLVIWLVFRERSRFVARHALQATIFQALVVVFTIVIAILGLVLVVAAWVGTAMLMAAIVGILLIPVALALTLLWGVVSLGLPVAALVYACYGAYEVAEGRDFRYYLVGRWVD from the coding sequence ATGATGGAACAGACGCACCAACCCTCGTCGGCGGAGCCAATCGCGCCCGCCATCTCCAGCGATGAGCGCGCGTGGGCGGCCATCGCGCACGCCAGCGCCCTCATCACAGTGCTATTTGGCGTCCTCACCGGAGGCGCGCTCTGCCTAGTCGGGCCGATTGTCCCGCTGGTCATCTGGCTGGTGTTCCGCGAGCGCTCGCGATTCGTCGCCCGCCACGCGCTGCAAGCCACGATCTTCCAGGCATTGGTGGTCGTGTTCACCATCGTGATCGCCATCCTGGGCCTGGTGCTGGTGGTCGCAGCGTGGGTGGGCACCGCCATGCTCATGGCCGCCATCGTCGGCATCCTGCTCATCCCCGTCGCCCTGGCGCTGACGCTGCTATGGGGCGTGGTATCCCTGGGGCTCCCCGTCGCGGCGCTGGTGTACGCGTGCTACGGCGCTTACGAAGTGGCCGAGGGGCGCGACTTCCGCTATTATCTGGTGGGCCGCTGGGTGGACTGA
- the aspS gene encoding aspartate--tRNA ligase — translation MLRTHTCGEIRTGDVGKTVTLAGWVHRWRDHGGLTFLDLRDRYGITQLVFDPSVSAEAHQVAARARSEYVLQVTGIVQKRVRPNPNLATGDVEVLATQAVVLNEAKTPPFYITEDREGDEAARLRYRYLDLRRERMKRNIILRHRVVKFIRDYLDARGFVEIETPILIKSTPEGARDYVVPSRLYPGKFYALPQSPQQLKQLLMVAGFDRYFQIARCFRDEDQRADRQPEFTQLDLEMSFVEQEDILNVIEGLYTALVRTVTPQWKILSPFPRMTYDEAMARYGTDKPDLRFGLPLTDLSDLAAQSQFRVFQETLAAGGVVKGILAPGCADLTRKEIDDWTERAKALGAKGLVAIARTADGYKGGPAKFFAPAELDAFAARLEAQVGDMMFIVADAPATANAVLGALRVELGRKLNLPDPHLLAFCWIVDFPLVEWNEEEGRWDAVHHPFTMPKKADLPLLDTDPARVRADCYDLVCNGYELASGSIRIHRRDIQEKVFALLNYSKEDAAARFGHMLEAFEYGAPPHGGIAPGIDRLVMLLAGEDSMSEVIAFPKNSRAIDLMTGAPSEITEQQLRELHLRIVYDE, via the coding sequence ATGCTGCGCACTCATACATGCGGCGAGATTCGCACCGGCGACGTGGGCAAGACCGTTACGCTGGCCGGCTGGGTACACCGCTGGCGCGACCACGGCGGGCTGACGTTCCTGGACTTGCGCGACCGCTACGGCATCACGCAGTTGGTATTTGACCCTTCGGTATCCGCCGAGGCGCACCAGGTGGCCGCGCGCGCCCGAAGCGAGTACGTCTTGCAAGTTACGGGGATCGTGCAGAAGCGCGTGAGGCCCAACCCTAACCTTGCCACCGGCGATGTGGAAGTCCTGGCGACGCAGGCCGTGGTGCTCAACGAGGCCAAGACGCCGCCATTCTACATCACCGAGGACCGCGAAGGCGACGAGGCCGCCCGCCTGCGCTACCGCTATCTGGACCTGCGGCGCGAACGCATGAAGCGCAACATCATCCTGCGCCACCGCGTCGTGAAGTTCATCCGCGACTACCTGGACGCCCGCGGCTTCGTGGAGATAGAGACGCCCATCCTCATCAAGAGCACGCCCGAAGGCGCGCGCGACTACGTCGTGCCCAGTCGCCTCTATCCAGGCAAGTTCTACGCCCTGCCCCAGTCGCCCCAGCAGTTGAAGCAACTCCTCATGGTGGCCGGCTTTGACCGCTACTTCCAGATCGCCCGCTGCTTCCGCGACGAGGACCAGCGCGCCGACCGCCAGCCGGAATTCACCCAACTGGACCTGGAAATGAGTTTCGTGGAGCAGGAAGACATCCTGAACGTCATTGAGGGGCTATACACCGCACTGGTCCGCACGGTTACGCCCCAGTGGAAAATCCTGTCGCCCTTCCCGCGCATGACCTACGACGAGGCAATGGCCCGCTACGGAACCGACAAGCCCGATTTGCGGTTCGGCCTGCCCCTCACAGACCTGTCGGACCTGGCGGCACAATCCCAGTTCCGCGTGTTCCAGGAGACCCTTGCGGCGGGCGGCGTGGTCAAGGGCATCCTGGCCCCAGGCTGCGCCGACCTCACGCGCAAGGAGATTGACGATTGGACCGAGCGCGCGAAGGCGCTGGGGGCGAAGGGCCTGGTCGCCATCGCCCGCACCGCCGACGGGTACAAGGGCGGCCCCGCCAAGTTCTTCGCGCCCGCCGAACTGGACGCCTTCGCCGCGCGCCTGGAGGCCCAGGTCGGCGACATGATGTTCATCGTGGCCGACGCGCCTGCCACTGCCAACGCCGTGCTCGGCGCGCTGCGCGTGGAACTGGGCCGCAAACTCAACCTGCCCGACCCGCACCTGCTGGCCTTCTGCTGGATTGTGGACTTCCCGCTGGTGGAATGGAACGAGGAAGAAGGGCGATGGGATGCCGTCCATCACCCCTTCACCATGCCCAAGAAGGCCGATTTGCCGCTCCTGGACACCGACCCTGCCCGCGTCCGCGCCGATTGCTACGACCTGGTCTGCAACGGGTACGAACTGGCCAGCGGCAGCATCCGCATCCACCGCCGCGACATCCAGGAGAAGGTCTTCGCCCTGCTGAACTACTCCAAGGAGGATGCGGCGGCGCGCTTCGGCCATATGCTGGAAGCCTTTGAGTACGGCGCGCCTCCTCATGGGGGCATCGCCCCTGGCATAGACCGACTCGTCATGCTCCTGGCGGGCGAGGACAGCATGTCCGAGGTCATCGCGTTCCCCAAGAACAGCAGGGCCATTGACCTGATGACCGGCGCGCCCTCGGAGATTACCGAGCAGCAGTTGCGGGAGTTGCACCTGCGGATCGTGTACGACGAATGA
- a CDS encoding HypC/HybG/HupF family hydrogenase formation chaperone, with product MCLGIPGKVTSVQDNPLGLKMGTVEFGGVAREVCLAYTPEARPGDWVIVHAGFAISLLDEEEARLTLQTLAELAASEEG from the coding sequence ATGTGCCTGGGCATCCCTGGTAAGGTTACGAGCGTACAGGACAATCCTCTGGGCCTCAAGATGGGGACGGTGGAATTCGGCGGCGTGGCCCGCGAGGTGTGCCTGGCCTACACCCCCGAAGCCCGCCCCGGCGACTGGGTCATCGTCCACGCAGGCTTCGCCATCAGCCTGCTGGACGAAGAAGAAGCCCGACTGACCCTCCAGACTCTGGCGGAACTGGCCGCCAGCGAAGAGGGATAG
- a CDS encoding type II toxin-antitoxin system RelE/ParE family toxin, whose amino-acid sequence MYRVQILRQAVKDIAALPKEHARSVSQHIDGLAENPRPPGAKKLRAVGAYRLRVGVWCILYDVDDESRTVTVYRVKHRREAYG is encoded by the coding sequence ATGTATAGAGTCCAGATTCTCCGACAGGCTGTCAAGGACATCGCAGCGTTGCCCAAAGAGCACGCGCGATCGGTCAGCCAGCATATTGACGGCCTGGCGGAGAACCCACGCCCACCTGGCGCAAAGAAACTTCGGGCAGTCGGCGCCTACCGCTTGAGGGTGGGCGTGTGGTGTATCCTCTATGACGTGGACGACGAGTCGCGCACGGTTACGGTTTATCGTGTGAAGCATCGTCGTGAGGCGTACGGATGA
- a CDS encoding alcohol dehydrogenase catalytic domain-containing protein, whose amino-acid sequence MKAVRLVETGKPLQMQEIPVPDVGDRDVLVRVRAAGICHSDVHYRAGTSPVRELPVTLGHEVAGVVERVGSQVRNVKAGDRVCIHYMVTCGECAYCSRGSEQFCVQGKMIGKHRDGGYAEFIAVPARSVVLLPEEVPFEHGAVLMCSSATSFHALRKSRLQPGETVAVFGAGGLGMSAIQIARAFGALEVYAVDINADKLRLAERFGAIPVDASKGDPVAEIRRLTGDRGVDVALEVIGLPQTMKQAVQSLAIFGRAVLVGITRKPFEVDSYFELIGREAEIIGSDDHLMSELPTLIELARRRILDLSHVVTRTVPLDADAINAVMDNLERFKGDTRAVIVP is encoded by the coding sequence ATGAAAGCGGTGCGTTTGGTTGAGACGGGCAAGCCCCTTCAGATGCAGGAAATCCCCGTGCCGGACGTCGGCGACCGAGATGTGCTCGTGCGCGTGCGGGCGGCGGGCATCTGCCACTCGGATGTGCACTATCGCGCCGGCACGTCGCCGGTGCGGGAGTTGCCGGTAACGCTCGGGCACGAGGTGGCGGGCGTGGTGGAGCGCGTCGGCTCGCAGGTGCGCAACGTGAAGGCGGGCGACCGAGTCTGCATCCACTACATGGTAACCTGTGGCGAGTGCGCCTACTGTAGCCGAGGGAGCGAACAGTTCTGCGTGCAGGGCAAGATGATCGGCAAGCATCGCGACGGCGGCTACGCCGAGTTCATCGCCGTGCCGGCGCGCAGCGTGGTGCTCCTGCCCGAGGAAGTCCCGTTTGAGCATGGGGCCGTGCTCATGTGCTCGTCGGCGACATCGTTCCACGCCCTGCGCAAGTCGCGCCTGCAGCCGGGCGAGACGGTGGCGGTGTTCGGCGCGGGCGGGCTTGGGATGTCGGCGATTCAGATCGCGCGGGCCTTCGGCGCGCTGGAAGTGTACGCCGTGGACATCAACGCCGACAAATTGCGCCTGGCCGAGCGGTTCGGGGCCATCCCCGTGGACGCCAGCAAGGGCGACCCCGTCGCGGAGATTCGCCGACTCACGGGCGACCGCGGCGTGGACGTGGCGCTGGAGGTTATCGGCTTGCCGCAGACGATGAAGCAGGCGGTGCAGTCGCTGGCCATCTTTGGGCGTGCCGTGCTGGTGGGCATCACCCGCAAGCCCTTTGAGGTGGATTCCTACTTTGAGTTGATCGGGCGCGAGGCGGAGATCATCGGCTCCGACGATCACCTGATGTCGGAATTGCCGACGCTGATAGAACTGGCCCGCCGGCGGATTCTGGACTTGTCCCATGTGGTTACGCGCACCGTGCCGCTGGACGCGGACGCCATCAATGCGGTGATGGACAATCTGGAGCGCTTCAAGGGCGACACGCGGGCGGTGATTGTGCCGTAG
- a CDS encoding PAS domain S-box protein, translating into MTILLSLRARVAALVLFVLIPAVGLAVYAFAAEENQVRADFARFAADIARHVAAEQDEQIRNATTLLDALAHQPAAAVGSEHDCGALLRQELEERSGIAALAVVDTNGRVRCASWGIADGLNLGDRPWVRSAASGTVAVGEAEADPVAGHPASPLAYPVRDDQGNVRALLVAWLNWEWLDRAVALHSLDGAWALAVADHRGVVVARYPRDEHVPGQPVSEDPLFAALTSHEEGTRLARGADGVTRLYAVATLEATSAGEHVHVFVTIPARVAFGHAERSFILTVATIMLAALLTGGAAWFASDRAFVRPVQRVILASRRIAEGDLSARAGAVRDRSEIGHLARAFDQMAEALEREDRERRRAEKEVRRMKEFSEGLIQSMMEGLMTDDMDGRITFANPAAAAILGYDSPAELVGQHWTAIVAPDCYDIVRAANERRSRGVRDRYEVDLIRKDGTRLTVEVTGAPRMEAGRQVGTMMVFSDITERKLMEQLLWQTKVVVEHSPVALFRCDATAECRLEFVSDNVARFGYAREDILAGPLSLYALIHPEDRERVADELARRAAAGEEFFQLNFRIQTPDGRTVWTESYTEAVRADDGTVAHYQGAWLDVTDRKQIEERLLHAQRMEGIGRLAGGVAHDFNNLLTAISGYANFALEAVGPKHPAAADLHGILDAASRAADLTRQLLAFSRRQIFEMGIVDLNDLIQGMGKMLRRLIGEDIELVVVPDAKPATVRADASQIEQVLVNLAVNARDAMPDGGTLTIETSNVTLDDAYVRTHPGTVAGDYILIAVTDTGVGMTDEVKARIFEPFFTTKEPGKGTGLGLSTVFGIVKQHEGNIYVYSEPGVGTTFKVYLRSVAESADARSERAEEARVVGGTETILLAEDDAAVRQMAARILRALGYTVLEASNGAEALRIARQQAGRIDLLMADVVMPRMSGRELAKRMAEICPDVKVLYVSGYTENAIAHNHILEPGTHFLQKPFARRALAQKVREALEA; encoded by the coding sequence TTGACGATTCTCTTGAGCCTTCGGGCGCGCGTGGCGGCTCTCGTGTTGTTCGTCCTTATCCCTGCCGTCGGCCTGGCGGTTTATGCCTTTGCAGCAGAGGAGAATCAGGTACGGGCTGACTTCGCCAGGTTCGCTGCTGACATCGCCAGGCACGTAGCCGCCGAACAGGACGAACAGATTCGCAATGCGACGACCCTGTTGGACGCACTGGCACATCAACCTGCAGCGGCGGTAGGAAGCGAGCACGACTGTGGGGCGCTGCTCAGACAGGAACTGGAAGAGCGCTCAGGAATCGCCGCGCTAGCCGTGGTAGACACCAATGGGCGCGTGCGTTGCGCATCCTGGGGGATTGCCGATGGCCTGAATTTGGGCGACCGGCCCTGGGTTCGCTCCGCGGCGTCGGGGACCGTCGCCGTCGGAGAGGCGGAGGCAGACCCTGTAGCCGGACACCCCGCTTCGCCGCTGGCCTATCCGGTGCGCGACGATCAGGGAAACGTGCGTGCGCTTCTCGTTGCGTGGCTGAATTGGGAATGGCTAGATCGCGCGGTAGCGCTGCACTCGCTGGATGGCGCATGGGCGCTCGCGGTGGCCGATCATCGCGGCGTGGTAGTCGCCCGCTATCCCCGCGATGAACACGTCCCTGGGCAGCCCGTCTCCGAGGACCCCCTCTTCGCTGCGCTGACATCGCACGAGGAGGGGACGCGGCTGGCACGCGGCGCCGACGGCGTTACAAGGCTCTACGCGGTAGCCACATTGGAGGCGACCAGCGCGGGCGAGCATGTGCATGTATTTGTAACCATTCCGGCGCGGGTAGCCTTCGGTCACGCAGAACGAAGTTTCATCTTGACCGTAGCCACGATTATGCTGGCAGCGCTGTTGACAGGCGGTGCGGCCTGGTTCGCATCCGATCGCGCTTTTGTGCGACCCGTGCAGCGCGTCATCCTGGCCAGCCGGCGCATCGCCGAGGGCGACTTGAGCGCGCGGGCCGGGGCGGTTCGCGACAGAAGCGAGATTGGCCACCTGGCGCGCGCTTTTGACCAGATGGCCGAAGCCCTAGAGCGGGAGGACCGCGAACGTCGACGGGCCGAGAAGGAGGTTCGCCGAATGAAGGAGTTCAGCGAAGGGTTGATCCAAAGTATGATGGAAGGACTGATGACCGATGACATGGATGGGCGCATCACGTTCGCCAACCCCGCCGCTGCGGCCATCCTCGGCTACGATTCGCCGGCGGAGTTGGTAGGGCAGCATTGGACGGCCATCGTTGCGCCCGACTGTTACGACATCGTCCGCGCCGCCAACGAGCGCCGAAGCCGGGGCGTGCGCGATCGCTACGAGGTGGATCTCATTCGCAAGGACGGAACCCGCCTCACCGTGGAGGTAACCGGCGCCCCGCGCATGGAAGCCGGCAGACAGGTGGGTACCATGATGGTGTTCAGCGACATCACCGAAAGGAAACTGATGGAGCAACTCCTGTGGCAGACCAAGGTGGTGGTAGAGCACAGCCCGGTGGCCCTGTTCCGTTGCGACGCCACTGCGGAGTGCCGCCTGGAATTCGTGTCCGACAACGTGGCGCGGTTTGGCTACGCGCGGGAGGACATTCTGGCCGGGCCGCTGTCGCTGTACGCGCTGATCCACCCCGAGGACCGCGAGCGCGTCGCCGACGAGTTGGCGCGGCGGGCGGCCGCAGGCGAAGAATTCTTCCAGTTGAACTTCCGCATCCAGACCCCGGACGGGCGCACCGTCTGGACCGAGAGTTACACCGAAGCGGTGCGCGCCGACGACGGAACGGTCGCCCACTATCAAGGCGCGTGGCTGGACGTTACCGACCGCAAGCAGATAGAAGAGCGGCTCCTCCATGCCCAGAGGATGGAGGGCATTGGCCGGTTGGCGGGCGGCGTCGCCCACGACTTCAACAATCTCCTCACGGCGATTTCCGGCTACGCCAACTTCGCGCTGGAGGCAGTGGGGCCGAAGCATCCGGCGGCGGCCGACCTGCACGGGATTCTGGACGCGGCCAGCCGCGCCGCCGACCTGACCCGACAACTCCTCGCCTTCTCGCGTCGGCAAATCTTTGAGATGGGGATCGTGGACCTGAACGACCTGATCCAGGGTATGGGCAAGATGCTACGCCGGCTCATCGGCGAGGACATTGAACTCGTCGTGGTACCGGACGCGAAACCGGCTACCGTTCGCGCCGACGCCTCGCAGATAGAGCAGGTGCTGGTGAATCTGGCGGTCAACGCGCGCGACGCCATGCCCGATGGCGGCACGCTGACCATTGAGACGAGCAACGTAACGTTGGACGACGCCTACGTGCGCACCCATCCGGGGACGGTTGCCGGCGACTACATCCTCATCGCCGTTACCGACACCGGCGTGGGCATGACCGACGAGGTCAAGGCGCGCATCTTTGAGCCATTCTTCACCACGAAGGAACCCGGCAAAGGCACGGGGCTGGGCCTGTCCACCGTGTTCGGCATCGTGAAGCAGCACGAGGGCAACATCTACGTGTACAGCGAGCCGGGCGTGGGCACCACGTTCAAGGTGTACCTGCGGAGCGTAGCGGAATCGGCCGACGCCCGCAGCGAACGGGCCGAGGAGGCGCGCGTCGTCGGCGGGACCGAGACAATTCTGCTGGCCGAGGATGACGCGGCGGTGCGGCAGATGGCGGCGCGCATCCTGCGGGCACTGGGCTATACGGTGCTGGAGGCCAGCAACGGCGCCGAAGCGCTGCGGATTGCGCGGCAGCAGGCCGGGCGCATTGACCTGCTCATGGCCGACGTGGTGATGCCGCGCATGAGCGGGCGCGAACTGGCCAAGCGCATGGCCGAAATCTGCCCTGACGTGAAGGTGTTGTACGTGTCGGGCTACACCGAAAACGCCATCGCGCACAACCACATCCTGGAGCCCGGCACTCATTTCCTGCAAAAGCCCTTTGCCCGGCGCGCCCTGGCCCAGAAGGTGCGCGAGGCTTTGGAAGCGTAG
- a CDS encoding RluA family pseudouridine synthase, whose protein sequence is MDMERRIVLQVERGGIRVDKYIAEAVPDLSRAAAQRLIDEGRILVNGAVVKASHRLEPGDTLTVEIPAPVQVEIAPEVIPLDILYEDADILVVNKPAGMVVHPAFGHHSGTLVNAVLAHCPDLAGVGGELRPGIVHRLDKDTSGLIVVAKGDMALRNLQEQFKGREVQKAYLALVEGHVSPPTGLIDAPIGRDPRARKKMAVVPRGGREAQTEYRALEFYAEHTLVEAHPLTGRTHQIRIHMAFIGHPIVGDPVYGFRKQRAKAPRLFLHAARLGFRLPGTGEWREFQAPLPDDLAAVLERLRRD, encoded by the coding sequence ATGGACATGGAACGTCGGATCGTGCTTCAGGTGGAACGCGGGGGCATCCGCGTGGACAAGTACATCGCCGAGGCTGTGCCCGACCTGTCGCGGGCGGCGGCGCAGCGGCTCATTGACGAAGGGCGCATTCTTGTGAACGGCGCGGTCGTCAAGGCGTCCCACCGCCTGGAGCCGGGCGACACCCTCACCGTGGAGATTCCGGCGCCCGTGCAGGTGGAGATTGCCCCCGAGGTTATTCCGCTGGACATCCTCTACGAAGATGCCGACATCCTGGTGGTGAACAAGCCGGCGGGGATGGTGGTGCATCCGGCCTTCGGACACCACAGCGGGACGCTGGTCAACGCGGTGCTGGCCCACTGCCCCGACCTGGCCGGGGTGGGCGGCGAACTCCGCCCGGGCATCGTGCACCGGCTGGACAAGGATACGTCGGGCCTCATCGTCGTGGCGAAGGGCGACATGGCGCTGCGCAACCTCCAGGAGCAGTTCAAGGGGCGCGAGGTGCAGAAGGCCTACCTGGCGCTGGTGGAGGGGCACGTGTCGCCCCCGACGGGCCTGATTGACGCCCCCATCGGGCGAGACCCCCGCGCCCGCAAGAAGATGGCCGTGGTGCCGCGCGGCGGACGCGAGGCCCAGACCGAATACCGCGCCCTGGAGTTCTACGCCGAGCACACGCTGGTAGAGGCACACCCGCTCACGGGCCGCACGCACCAGATTCGCATCCACATGGCCTTCATAGGCCACCCCATCGTGGGCGACCCCGTGTACGGGTTCCGCAAGCAGCGGGCGAAGGCCCCGCGCCTGTTCCTCCACGCCGCGAGGCTTGGGTTCCGCCTGCCGGGGACGGGCGAGTGGCGCGAGTTCCAGGCGCCCCTGCCCGACGACCTGGCCGCCGTGTTGGAGCGCCTGCGGCGCGATTGA
- a CDS encoding acetamidase/formamidase family protein, giving the protein MGGKARPVVRVATYTGGIVGPSVAMTGPVADGGRIIAETAPGCWGPMITPSFHGGHEVTVPVAIEGAKVGDAIAIRIRRVRVTSVVTSSGTMVAVEGRYEGDPFVARRCPVCGTESPPSKVVGVGAEAIHCAVCGAEVSPFHFANGYTIVLDGDKKVGVTVGPDVAKRLGEEAAKLMALPKKSEQNPVVALCPADIAGVVTRMRPFLGNIGTTPAIDMPDSHNAGDFGQFLVGAPHKYGISKEQLEHRTDGHLDIDSVRAGAILICPVKVDGGGIYMGDAHAMQGDGEIAGHTTDVSARVSVEVSVLKGLKIGGPILLPPAEDLPHLARPHKAKEKAAAKALADRFGQKVLEEAAPIQMVGSGANLNEAADNGVARLADLLGMSKDEVLNRVTLTGAVEIGRLPGVVTVTMLAPMKTLEKLGLAPLVKAQYGL; this is encoded by the coding sequence ATGGGAGGCAAGGCAAGACCGGTGGTTCGCGTGGCAACCTACACGGGCGGTATCGTGGGCCCCAGCGTCGCCATGACGGGGCCGGTGGCCGATGGCGGACGCATCATCGCCGAGACGGCGCCGGGATGCTGGGGGCCCATGATCACGCCATCGTTCCACGGCGGGCACGAGGTAACGGTGCCGGTCGCCATTGAAGGCGCGAAAGTGGGCGACGCCATCGCCATCCGCATCCGGCGCGTGCGGGTAACGTCCGTGGTTACCTCGTCGGGCACCATGGTGGCGGTGGAGGGGCGCTACGAGGGCGATCCGTTCGTGGCGCGGCGCTGCCCCGTGTGCGGCACCGAAAGCCCGCCGAGCAAAGTCGTCGGCGTGGGCGCCGAGGCTATCCACTGCGCCGTGTGCGGGGCCGAGGTCAGCCCCTTCCACTTCGCCAACGGGTACACCATCGTGCTGGACGGCGACAAGAAGGTCGGCGTAACCGTGGGCCCCGACGTGGCGAAGCGCCTGGGCGAGGAAGCGGCCAAACTCATGGCCCTGCCCAAGAAGTCCGAGCAGAACCCCGTGGTGGCGCTGTGTCCTGCCGACATCGCCGGCGTGGTTACGCGCATGCGCCCATTCCTGGGCAACATCGGCACCACGCCCGCCATTGACATGCCCGACTCGCACAACGCGGGCGATTTCGGGCAGTTCCTGGTGGGCGCGCCCCACAAGTACGGTATCTCCAAGGAGCAACTGGAGCACCGCACCGACGGCCATCTGGACATTGACTCGGTGCGGGCGGGGGCCATCCTCATCTGCCCGGTGAAGGTGGACGGCGGCGGCATCTACATGGGCGACGCGCACGCCATGCAGGGCGACGGCGAGATCGCCGGCCACACCACGGATGTCTCGGCGCGGGTGTCGGTGGAAGTGAGCGTGCTCAAGGGCCTCAAGATCGGCGGCCCTATCCTGCTGCCGCCCGCGGAGGATTTGCCGCATCTCGCGCGGCCCCACAAGGCCAAGGAGAAGGCGGCGGCCAAGGCGCTGGCCGACCGCTTCGGCCAGAAGGTCCTGGAGGAAGCCGCGCCCATCCAGATGGTCGGCTCGGGCGCCAACCTGAACGAGGCGGCCGACAACGGCGTGGCGCGCCTGGCCGACCTGTTGGGCATGTCCAAGGACGAGGTGCTCAACCGCGTTACGCTTACTGGCGCGGTGGAAATCGGGCGGCTCCCGGGCGTCGTTACGGTAACGATGCTTGCGCCCATGAAGACGCTGGAGAAGTTGGGCCTGGCCCCGCTGGTGAAGGCGCAGTACGGGCTTTAG
- a CDS encoding DUF1722 domain-containing protein yields the protein MSQFPKPRIVVSQCLGFAPCRWNGVTIPDEFVRRLEPHVDFAPVCPEVEIGLGVPRDPVRVVAADGELRLVQPATGKDVTDAMRRFAAEHLASVGVVDGFILKSRSPSCGIKDVKVYPSAGKGAPSGKGVGFFAAAVLERFGGLPVEEEGRLTNFAIRDHFLLRVFALARLRDALQSGMVRDLVAFHARHKLLLMACNQSELRVLGRIVANPDKRPFADLAGEYQAHFRRALMRAPRIGSVINVLMHSMGYFSDELSAREKAFFLDSLERYRQRKVPLSAVTAIVRSWVVRFENAYLMEQTFFDPYPEVLVDLADSGKGRELG from the coding sequence ATGTCCCAATTTCCCAAGCCCCGTATCGTGGTGAGCCAGTGTCTGGGGTTCGCGCCGTGTCGCTGGAATGGGGTAACCATCCCCGACGAGTTCGTGCGCCGCCTGGAGCCGCACGTGGACTTCGCGCCCGTGTGCCCCGAAGTGGAAATCGGTCTCGGCGTGCCACGGGATCCGGTGCGCGTCGTCGCGGCCGACGGCGAACTGCGACTCGTCCAGCCCGCCACCGGCAAGGATGTTACCGACGCCATGCGCCGCTTCGCCGCCGAGCATCTCGCGTCGGTGGGTGTGGTGGATGGGTTCATCCTCAAGAGCCGCTCGCCGTCGTGCGGCATCAAGGACGTGAAGGTGTATCCGAGCGCAGGCAAGGGCGCTCCATCGGGCAAAGGCGTGGGGTTCTTCGCCGCGGCGGTGCTGGAACGCTTCGGCGGCCTGCCCGTGGAGGAGGAGGGGCGACTCACCAACTTCGCCATCCGCGACCATTTTCTCCTGCGGGTCTTCGCGCTGGCCCGCCTGCGCGACGCGCTGCAATCGGGGATGGTGCGCGACCTGGTGGCATTCCACGCCCGCCACAAGTTGCTGCTCATGGCTTGCAACCAGTCCGAATTGCGCGTGTTGGGCCGCATCGTGGCAAACCCCGACAAGCGCCCCTTCGCCGACCTGGCCGGCGAGTATCAGGCCCACTTCCGCCGGGCGCTGATGCGCGCGCCTCGCATCGGCTCGGTGATCAATGTCCTCATGCACAGCATGGGGTACTTCTCCGACGAACTTTCGGCGCGGGAAAAGGCCTTCTTCCTGGACTCGCTGGAACGCTACCGCCAGCGCAAAGTGCCCTTGAGCGCCGTTACCGCCATCGTGCGCTCGTGGGTCGTGCGGTTTGAGAACGCGTACCTGATGGAGCAGACCTTCTTTGACCCCTATCCGGAGGTGCTGGTGGATCTGGCCGATTCGGGCAAGGGGCGGGAACTGGGATGA